One segment of Megachile rotundata isolate GNS110a chromosome 4, iyMegRotu1, whole genome shotgun sequence DNA contains the following:
- the LOC100883259 gene encoding uncharacterized protein LOC100883259 isoform X4, with protein sequence MELGEGEAKICRLCGQCESIYIDVFGEEGTKRFLGLKIYTKINILIKKNDGLPQIVCMRCLGTLEFLCDFYDSCHHAQKELSEVQKETEDELQRENDAESDKENATPTIDTKRKALSPVINNCITKSNAPYSNIEKTNNDQTNTNTLENIVNTQSTLDNIPTREKCSMNRQSNGTKLKRKTNFTRKDAIMKKTSSGNLLREDETNVNENSVFPVRRKRGRKSKLEKMREAALLQKELQNVIDKRNNDSNNKSKRYCLRNIYDNTNFNDAIKSTIVLPKQVDEITAKEQVAMDSSSNETHTKDNTANSNNSTKTKPDDENLKNVEDCSRKIENNLVKNKAISVIVKQEKLESEGTLKQTEKLSHLTWIPNEILVQENINLTDNEHENQTDQQLSSSLRAEITNTETSKSTATTESNVTDCSNLPNDQSNLKPRAFTAQNRISVIKSSNETATATIEKDPLELCIKADTLNQNVEGDLKSSLTEQLLLQQNNQSNSSDDSKEQRKSKDKLFFKISELISDEEKQAIETYYTVDMSIVDHEEVQKNLTIVDKKNIRCNICGLFYLRIDKCQVHVWGHLQMKPYQCKACDFSTVTVTNIRGHIRKSHLKLKPFPCHICEKRYATAFLLDEHMNVHTGDRPYKCKLCDFSTSRRQMLSYHNSTHKVLKDVNCKVCGKEFYSRGRLRAHMIMHNKDKVICKLCSACLSNQEALETHHKNVHMQDYICSICGKRLKSKKALHNHRNVHAVGKYKCSLCPNVYKSSQILKEHLLKHKGIRNYKCNVCEKAFGQQSHLAAHMAVHSKIRFHCPGCDRPFNRHDNMKIHTKRCKVFLANPELKNFFIKRERCSSFTKVTELEDDLRSDDISTPTSPTFVESQNSELSTETIDNQDKGAVNFCKLGLNISCIEPVNKTWDHDLYEKTEVTRSTEINVIQISQVNDKFIPESENLTVLENVLRPESF encoded by the exons ATGGAGTTAGGGGAGGGAGAGGCGAAGATTTGTCGTCTTTGCGGCCAGTGCGAAAGTATATATATTGATGTGTTCGGTGAAGAAGGCACCAAACGATTTTTGGGATTGAAGATTTATACGAAAATCAACATTTTG ATAAAAAAGAACGATGGATTGCCTCAAATTGTGTGCATGCGATGTCTGGGCACGTTGGAATTCTTGTGCGACTTCTACGACAGCTGCCATCATGCTCAAAAGGAACTCTCTGAG GTTCAAAAGGAAACTGAAGATGAACTCCAACGAGAAAATGACGCTGAATCGGACAAAGAAAATGCTACACCAACAATTGACACGAAACGCAAAGCCTTATCGCCAGtcattaataattgtataaccaAAAGTAACGCGCCGTATAGCAATATCGAGAAAACGAATAACGATCAGACTAATACAAATACATTAGAAAATATAGTGAACACTCAATCCACATTGGATAATATTCCTACACGAGAAAAGTGTTCAATGAACAGACAGAGTAACGGTACGAAACTTAAACGCAAAACAAATTTCACAAGAAAGGACGCTATTATGAAGAAGACAAGTTCAGGAAATTTATTGAGAGAAGATGAAACAAATGTTAACGAAAACTCGGTGTTTCCTGTACGACGTAAGAGAGGTAGAAAGAGTAAATTGGAAAAAATGAGGGAGGCTGCGTTGTTACAGAAAGAGCTGCAGAATGTCATTGATAAAAGGAACAATGATTCTAATAACAAGAGCAAAAGATATTGTTTACGTAATATTTATGACAATACTAATTTCAATGATGCAATTAAAAGCACTATAGTTCTACCTAAACAAGTGGATGAAATCACAGCAAAGGAACAGGTAGCAATGGACTCGTCATCAAATGAAACTCATACAAAGGATAATACTGCTAATAGTAATAATTCAACAAAAACAAAACCTGAtgatgaaaacttgaaaaatgttgAAGACTGTtcaaggaaaattgaaaacaatttggtaaaaaataaagcaatatCTGTTATTGTGAAGCAGGAGAAATTGGAATCTGAAGGCACACTTAAACAGACTGAGAAATTGAGTCACTTAACTTGGATTCCTAATGAAATTTTGGTGCAAGAAAACATAAATTTGACGGATAACGAGCATGAGAATCAAACGGATCAACAATTAAGTTCTTCACTAAGAGCAGAAATCACTAATACCGAAACAAGTAAAAGTACTGCGACTACAGAATCCAATGTTACTGATTGCTCCAACCTACCTAATGATCAAAGTAATTTGAAACCAAGAGCATTCACGGCACAAAATCGTATAAGTGTTATAAAGTCGTCAAACGAGACAGCCACTGCAACGATTGAGAAAGATCCTTTAGAACTGTGCATTAAAGCAGATACATTAAATCAAAATGTAGAGGGAGATTTAAAGTCTAGTCTAACTGAACAATTGTTGCTGCAACAAAACAATCAAAGTAACAGTTCTGACGACAGCAAGGAGCAGAGGAAGAGCAAAGACAAGTTGTTCTTTAAAATCTCTGAATTGATTAGTGATGAAGAAAAACAAGCCATTGAAACATATTATACGGTCGACATGTCGATTGTCGATCATGAAGAGGTACAGAAGAATTTAACGATAGTCGATAAAAAGAATATACGTTGCAATATTTGTGGACTCTTTTACCTCAGAATAGATAAGTGTCAA GTACACGTTTGGGGCCATTTGCAAATGAAACCTTACCAATGCAAAGCGTGTGATTTTTCTACTGTAACTGTTACCAATATTCGTGGGCATATTAGAAAAAGTCATTTAAAATTGAAGCCATTTCCGTGCCATATCTGTGAGAAACGGTATGCCACTGCGTTTCTTCTAGATGAACATATGAATGTTCATACAGGTGACCGTccatataaatgtaaattatgtGATTTTTCGACTTCAAGAAGACAGATGCTGAGTTATCACAATTCGACTCATAAAGTATTAAAG GACGTCAATTGTAAGGTTTGTGGAAAAGAGTTTTATTCAAGAGGCAGATTACGAGCACACATGATCATGCACAACAAGGATAAAGTTATATGTAAATTGTGTTCTGCTTGCTTATCCAATCAAGAAGCTTTAGAGACACATCATAAAAATGTGCATATGCAAGATTACATATGCAGTATTTGTGGTAAACGCCTTAAATCAAAGAAAGCTTTGCATAACCATAGAAAT GTACATGCTGTTGGAAAGTACAAATGTTCCTTGTGTCCGAATGTGTACAAAAGTAGTCAAATATTAAAAGAACATCTTTTAAAACACAAAGGTATTAGGAATTATAAGTGCAACGTCTGTGAAAAAGCATTTGGACAACAGTCTCATTTAGCTGCTCACATGGCAGTACATAGTAAAATTAG ATTTCATTGCCCTGGATGTGACAGACCTTTCAATCGGCATGACAACATGAAAATACACACTAAACGATGCAAAGTGTTTCTGGCGAATCCAGAACTTAaaaacttttttataaaaagagaaAGATGTTCGTCGTTTACTAAAGTCACAGAGTTAGAAGATGATCTGAGAAGCGATGATATATCAACACCTACTTCGCCTACATTTGTTGAGAGTCAAAATAGTGAATTATCAACTGAAACTATAGATAATCAAGATAAGGGTGCAGTAAATTTCTGCAAATTAGGACTGAACATCTCTTGTATCGAGCCAGTAAATAAAACTTGGGATCACGATTTATATGAAAAAACAGAAGTTACAAGGTCCACTGAAATTAATGTAATTCAAATTTCACAAGTTAATGATAAATTCATTCCAGAAAGTGAAAATCTGACAGTTCTTGAAAACGTTTTGAGACCAGAAAGTTTTTGA
- the LOC100883259 gene encoding uncharacterized protein LOC100883259 isoform X2, with protein MELGEGEAKICRLCGQCESIYIDVFGEEGTKRFLGLKIYTKINILIDERDPLPKAICVQCLGKLEFVCDFQEECLRTQQVLRDRYNLPPLSEIIKKNDGLPQIVCMRCLGTLEFLCDFYDSCHHAQKELSEVQKETEDELQRENDAESDKENATPTIDTKRKALSPVINNCITKSNAPYSNIEKTNNDQTNTNTLENIVNTQSTLDNIPTREKCSMNRQSNGTKLKRKTNFTRKDAIMKKTSSGNLLREDETNVNENSVFPVRRKRGRKSKLEKMREAALLQKELQNVIDKRNNDSNNKSKRYCLRNIYDNTNFNDAIKSTIVLPKQVDEITAKEQVAMDSSSNETHTKDNTANSNNSTKTKPDDENLKNVEDCSRKIENNLVKNKAISVIVKQEKLESEGTLKQTEKLSHLTWIPNEILVQENINLTDNEHENQTDQQLSSSLRAEITNTETSKSTATTESNVTDCSNLPNDQSNLKPRAFTAQNRISVIKSSNETATATIEKDPLELCIKADTLNQNVEGDLKSSLTEQLLLQQNNQSNSSDDSKEQRKSKDKLFFKISELISDEEKQAIETYYTVDMSIVDHEEVQKNLTIVDKKNIRCNICGLFYLRIDKCQVHVWGHLQMKPYQCKACDFSTVTVTNIRGHIRKSHLKLKPFPCHICEKRYATAFLLDEHMNVHTGDRPYKCKLCDFSTSRRQMLSYHNSTHKVLKDVNCKVCGKEFYSRGRLRAHMIMHNKDKVICKLCSACLSNQEALETHHKNVHMQDYICSICGKRLKSKKALHNHRNVHAVGKYKCSLCPNVYKSSQILKEHLLKHKGIRNYKCNVCEKAFGQQSHLAAHMAVHSKIRFHCPGCDRPFNRHDNMKIHTKRCKVFLANPELKNFFIKRERCSSFTKVTELEDDLRSDDISTPTSPTFVESQNSELSTETIDNQDKGAVNFCKLGLNISCIEPVNKTWDHDLYEKTEVTRSTEINVIQISQVNDKFIPESENLTVLENVLRPESF; from the exons ATGGAGTTAGGGGAGGGAGAGGCGAAGATTTGTCGTCTTTGCGGCCAGTGCGAAAGTATATATATTGATGTGTTCGGTGAAGAAGGCACCAAACGATTTTTGGGATTGAAGATTTATACGAAAATCAACATTTTG ATAGATGAGAGGGATCCTCTGCCCAAGGCGATCTGTGTTCAGTGTCTGGGCAAGCTCGAATTCGTTTGTGACTTCCAAGAGGAGTGTCTTCGCACCCAACAAGTGTTACGCGATCGATACAATCTACCACCCTTATCAGAAATT ATAAAAAAGAACGATGGATTGCCTCAAATTGTGTGCATGCGATGTCTGGGCACGTTGGAATTCTTGTGCGACTTCTACGACAGCTGCCATCATGCTCAAAAGGAACTCTCTGAG GTTCAAAAGGAAACTGAAGATGAACTCCAACGAGAAAATGACGCTGAATCGGACAAAGAAAATGCTACACCAACAATTGACACGAAACGCAAAGCCTTATCGCCAGtcattaataattgtataaccaAAAGTAACGCGCCGTATAGCAATATCGAGAAAACGAATAACGATCAGACTAATACAAATACATTAGAAAATATAGTGAACACTCAATCCACATTGGATAATATTCCTACACGAGAAAAGTGTTCAATGAACAGACAGAGTAACGGTACGAAACTTAAACGCAAAACAAATTTCACAAGAAAGGACGCTATTATGAAGAAGACAAGTTCAGGAAATTTATTGAGAGAAGATGAAACAAATGTTAACGAAAACTCGGTGTTTCCTGTACGACGTAAGAGAGGTAGAAAGAGTAAATTGGAAAAAATGAGGGAGGCTGCGTTGTTACAGAAAGAGCTGCAGAATGTCATTGATAAAAGGAACAATGATTCTAATAACAAGAGCAAAAGATATTGTTTACGTAATATTTATGACAATACTAATTTCAATGATGCAATTAAAAGCACTATAGTTCTACCTAAACAAGTGGATGAAATCACAGCAAAGGAACAGGTAGCAATGGACTCGTCATCAAATGAAACTCATACAAAGGATAATACTGCTAATAGTAATAATTCAACAAAAACAAAACCTGAtgatgaaaacttgaaaaatgttgAAGACTGTtcaaggaaaattgaaaacaatttggtaaaaaataaagcaatatCTGTTATTGTGAAGCAGGAGAAATTGGAATCTGAAGGCACACTTAAACAGACTGAGAAATTGAGTCACTTAACTTGGATTCCTAATGAAATTTTGGTGCAAGAAAACATAAATTTGACGGATAACGAGCATGAGAATCAAACGGATCAACAATTAAGTTCTTCACTAAGAGCAGAAATCACTAATACCGAAACAAGTAAAAGTACTGCGACTACAGAATCCAATGTTACTGATTGCTCCAACCTACCTAATGATCAAAGTAATTTGAAACCAAGAGCATTCACGGCACAAAATCGTATAAGTGTTATAAAGTCGTCAAACGAGACAGCCACTGCAACGATTGAGAAAGATCCTTTAGAACTGTGCATTAAAGCAGATACATTAAATCAAAATGTAGAGGGAGATTTAAAGTCTAGTCTAACTGAACAATTGTTGCTGCAACAAAACAATCAAAGTAACAGTTCTGACGACAGCAAGGAGCAGAGGAAGAGCAAAGACAAGTTGTTCTTTAAAATCTCTGAATTGATTAGTGATGAAGAAAAACAAGCCATTGAAACATATTATACGGTCGACATGTCGATTGTCGATCATGAAGAGGTACAGAAGAATTTAACGATAGTCGATAAAAAGAATATACGTTGCAATATTTGTGGACTCTTTTACCTCAGAATAGATAAGTGTCAA GTACACGTTTGGGGCCATTTGCAAATGAAACCTTACCAATGCAAAGCGTGTGATTTTTCTACTGTAACTGTTACCAATATTCGTGGGCATATTAGAAAAAGTCATTTAAAATTGAAGCCATTTCCGTGCCATATCTGTGAGAAACGGTATGCCACTGCGTTTCTTCTAGATGAACATATGAATGTTCATACAGGTGACCGTccatataaatgtaaattatgtGATTTTTCGACTTCAAGAAGACAGATGCTGAGTTATCACAATTCGACTCATAAAGTATTAAAG GACGTCAATTGTAAGGTTTGTGGAAAAGAGTTTTATTCAAGAGGCAGATTACGAGCACACATGATCATGCACAACAAGGATAAAGTTATATGTAAATTGTGTTCTGCTTGCTTATCCAATCAAGAAGCTTTAGAGACACATCATAAAAATGTGCATATGCAAGATTACATATGCAGTATTTGTGGTAAACGCCTTAAATCAAAGAAAGCTTTGCATAACCATAGAAAT GTACATGCTGTTGGAAAGTACAAATGTTCCTTGTGTCCGAATGTGTACAAAAGTAGTCAAATATTAAAAGAACATCTTTTAAAACACAAAGGTATTAGGAATTATAAGTGCAACGTCTGTGAAAAAGCATTTGGACAACAGTCTCATTTAGCTGCTCACATGGCAGTACATAGTAAAATTAG ATTTCATTGCCCTGGATGTGACAGACCTTTCAATCGGCATGACAACATGAAAATACACACTAAACGATGCAAAGTGTTTCTGGCGAATCCAGAACTTAaaaacttttttataaaaagagaaAGATGTTCGTCGTTTACTAAAGTCACAGAGTTAGAAGATGATCTGAGAAGCGATGATATATCAACACCTACTTCGCCTACATTTGTTGAGAGTCAAAATAGTGAATTATCAACTGAAACTATAGATAATCAAGATAAGGGTGCAGTAAATTTCTGCAAATTAGGACTGAACATCTCTTGTATCGAGCCAGTAAATAAAACTTGGGATCACGATTTATATGAAAAAACAGAAGTTACAAGGTCCACTGAAATTAATGTAATTCAAATTTCACAAGTTAATGATAAATTCATTCCAGAAAGTGAAAATCTGACAGTTCTTGAAAACGTTTTGAGACCAGAAAGTTTTTGA
- the LOC100883259 gene encoding uncharacterized protein LOC100883259 isoform X6, whose protein sequence is MRCLGTLEFLCDFYDSCHHAQKELSEVQKETEDELQRENDAESDKENATPTIDTKRKALSPVINNCITKSNAPYSNIEKTNNDQTNTNTLENIVNTQSTLDNIPTREKCSMNRQSNGTKLKRKTNFTRKDAIMKKTSSGNLLREDETNVNENSVFPVRRKRGRKSKLEKMREAALLQKELQNVIDKRNNDSNNKSKRYCLRNIYDNTNFNDAIKSTIVLPKQVDEITAKEQVAMDSSSNETHTKDNTANSNNSTKTKPDDENLKNVEDCSRKIENNLVKNKAISVIVKQEKLESEGTLKQTEKLSHLTWIPNEILVQENINLTDNEHENQTDQQLSSSLRAEITNTETSKSTATTESNVTDCSNLPNDQSNLKPRAFTAQNRISVIKSSNETATATIEKDPLELCIKADTLNQNVEGDLKSSLTEQLLLQQNNQSNSSDDSKEQRKSKDKLFFKISELISDEEKQAIETYYTVDMSIVDHEEVQKNLTIVDKKNIRCNICGLFYLRIDKCQVHVWGHLQMKPYQCKACDFSTVTVTNIRGHIRKSHLKLKPFPCHICEKRYATAFLLDEHMNVHTGDRPYKCKLCDFSTSRRQMLSYHNSTHKVLKDVNCKVCGKEFYSRGRLRAHMIMHNKDKVICKLCSACLSNQEALETHHKNVHMQDYICSICGKRLKSKKALHNHRNVHAVGKYKCSLCPNVYKSSQILKEHLLKHKGIRNYKCNVCEKAFGQQSHLAAHMAVHSKIRFHCPGCDRPFNRHDNMKIHTKRCKVFLANPELKNFFIKRERCSSFTKVTELEDDLRSDDISTPTSPTFVESQNSELSTETIDNQDKGAVNFCKLGLNISCIEPVNKTWDHDLYEKTEVTRSTEINVIQISQVNDKFIPESENLTVLENVLRPESF, encoded by the exons ATGCGATGTCTGGGCACGTTGGAATTCTTGTGCGACTTCTACGACAGCTGCCATCATGCTCAAAAGGAACTCTCTGAG GTTCAAAAGGAAACTGAAGATGAACTCCAACGAGAAAATGACGCTGAATCGGACAAAGAAAATGCTACACCAACAATTGACACGAAACGCAAAGCCTTATCGCCAGtcattaataattgtataaccaAAAGTAACGCGCCGTATAGCAATATCGAGAAAACGAATAACGATCAGACTAATACAAATACATTAGAAAATATAGTGAACACTCAATCCACATTGGATAATATTCCTACACGAGAAAAGTGTTCAATGAACAGACAGAGTAACGGTACGAAACTTAAACGCAAAACAAATTTCACAAGAAAGGACGCTATTATGAAGAAGACAAGTTCAGGAAATTTATTGAGAGAAGATGAAACAAATGTTAACGAAAACTCGGTGTTTCCTGTACGACGTAAGAGAGGTAGAAAGAGTAAATTGGAAAAAATGAGGGAGGCTGCGTTGTTACAGAAAGAGCTGCAGAATGTCATTGATAAAAGGAACAATGATTCTAATAACAAGAGCAAAAGATATTGTTTACGTAATATTTATGACAATACTAATTTCAATGATGCAATTAAAAGCACTATAGTTCTACCTAAACAAGTGGATGAAATCACAGCAAAGGAACAGGTAGCAATGGACTCGTCATCAAATGAAACTCATACAAAGGATAATACTGCTAATAGTAATAATTCAACAAAAACAAAACCTGAtgatgaaaacttgaaaaatgttgAAGACTGTtcaaggaaaattgaaaacaatttggtaaaaaataaagcaatatCTGTTATTGTGAAGCAGGAGAAATTGGAATCTGAAGGCACACTTAAACAGACTGAGAAATTGAGTCACTTAACTTGGATTCCTAATGAAATTTTGGTGCAAGAAAACATAAATTTGACGGATAACGAGCATGAGAATCAAACGGATCAACAATTAAGTTCTTCACTAAGAGCAGAAATCACTAATACCGAAACAAGTAAAAGTACTGCGACTACAGAATCCAATGTTACTGATTGCTCCAACCTACCTAATGATCAAAGTAATTTGAAACCAAGAGCATTCACGGCACAAAATCGTATAAGTGTTATAAAGTCGTCAAACGAGACAGCCACTGCAACGATTGAGAAAGATCCTTTAGAACTGTGCATTAAAGCAGATACATTAAATCAAAATGTAGAGGGAGATTTAAAGTCTAGTCTAACTGAACAATTGTTGCTGCAACAAAACAATCAAAGTAACAGTTCTGACGACAGCAAGGAGCAGAGGAAGAGCAAAGACAAGTTGTTCTTTAAAATCTCTGAATTGATTAGTGATGAAGAAAAACAAGCCATTGAAACATATTATACGGTCGACATGTCGATTGTCGATCATGAAGAGGTACAGAAGAATTTAACGATAGTCGATAAAAAGAATATACGTTGCAATATTTGTGGACTCTTTTACCTCAGAATAGATAAGTGTCAA GTACACGTTTGGGGCCATTTGCAAATGAAACCTTACCAATGCAAAGCGTGTGATTTTTCTACTGTAACTGTTACCAATATTCGTGGGCATATTAGAAAAAGTCATTTAAAATTGAAGCCATTTCCGTGCCATATCTGTGAGAAACGGTATGCCACTGCGTTTCTTCTAGATGAACATATGAATGTTCATACAGGTGACCGTccatataaatgtaaattatgtGATTTTTCGACTTCAAGAAGACAGATGCTGAGTTATCACAATTCGACTCATAAAGTATTAAAG GACGTCAATTGTAAGGTTTGTGGAAAAGAGTTTTATTCAAGAGGCAGATTACGAGCACACATGATCATGCACAACAAGGATAAAGTTATATGTAAATTGTGTTCTGCTTGCTTATCCAATCAAGAAGCTTTAGAGACACATCATAAAAATGTGCATATGCAAGATTACATATGCAGTATTTGTGGTAAACGCCTTAAATCAAAGAAAGCTTTGCATAACCATAGAAAT GTACATGCTGTTGGAAAGTACAAATGTTCCTTGTGTCCGAATGTGTACAAAAGTAGTCAAATATTAAAAGAACATCTTTTAAAACACAAAGGTATTAGGAATTATAAGTGCAACGTCTGTGAAAAAGCATTTGGACAACAGTCTCATTTAGCTGCTCACATGGCAGTACATAGTAAAATTAG ATTTCATTGCCCTGGATGTGACAGACCTTTCAATCGGCATGACAACATGAAAATACACACTAAACGATGCAAAGTGTTTCTGGCGAATCCAGAACTTAaaaacttttttataaaaagagaaAGATGTTCGTCGTTTACTAAAGTCACAGAGTTAGAAGATGATCTGAGAAGCGATGATATATCAACACCTACTTCGCCTACATTTGTTGAGAGTCAAAATAGTGAATTATCAACTGAAACTATAGATAATCAAGATAAGGGTGCAGTAAATTTCTGCAAATTAGGACTGAACATCTCTTGTATCGAGCCAGTAAATAAAACTTGGGATCACGATTTATATGAAAAAACAGAAGTTACAAGGTCCACTGAAATTAATGTAATTCAAATTTCACAAGTTAATGATAAATTCATTCCAGAAAGTGAAAATCTGACAGTTCTTGAAAACGTTTTGAGACCAGAAAGTTTTTGA